Below is a genomic region from Treponema sp. OMZ 798.
ATCGCTTATAATAAATTCGCATCTTTTTTGCCAGCCGCCGGTACCGTCTTTTTTTTCGATAAAAAACCATTCGGAAGTTTTTTGTTTTATGATAACGGTCTCTCCAATTTCCAAGGAACTTACAACGGTTCCGCTTGTTTCCGGTATATGATAAAGTGAATAAGACTCATCATAGTTTAGCGGTCTATAAACAGCTCTTTCATATTGCCTTGAATACACAAAAATAAAGGCAGAGACCAAAACAATACTTAAAATTAAAACAAATTTAAATCCGATATTTTTCTTTTTAAACAAAATAAAATAGCTTGATAACAGCAATAAAATAAAAAATAAAAACCATAATATTTTTTTTAGGATTGCAGACCTAACGGAAAAGCTTTCTTTTAAATTAAGATCCTTTTCATATTCAAGTCTTTTATTTTTTATCTTTCCAGAAAAAAGCCGGCCGGCTTCCTTTGTACGCAGCTGTGCAATTAGTAAGGCCTTTTCTTTTTTTTGTTCAAAATTTTCTTTAGTATTTTTCAGCTTGCTTTGACGAACTTCGTTTTTATTGATGTCTAAGGCAAGGCTTAAACTTTCATAAGCTTTTTTTTCATCATCACTTATTTTTTTTTGTTCAAGGCTTCCCGCTATAACGGTCACCCTTTGCTCTCTAATATAAATTTTGCGGGAACCTTTCGATTCGGAAGCAATACTTATTTGCGGTACCGGAAGACCGACATCGCCGACTTTAAGAGGAGTCCACAAAAAATAAGAGACAGCCTTCCAGCCTGTTTCATTTATAATTGTATGCTCTATTTTAGAGCCGGCAAATTCTTTAATATTCCCGGCAGCTTCCAAAATGGAATATTCAGGAGCCTGACAGTGTATATCCAAGCCGGAAGCCCTGCCTTCGGTTTGAAAATAGTCATAAAAAAAGCCCATTAAAACGATGAGATATTTTTTTCCCTGTATAATGTTTTCTGCGGGGTAATAAGAAACAGCATCCAATATTTTCCATTTAAACATTGTATCCTTTGATAAGGCCGGAGGTTCAACCTGAATAGAAAAATTTTTAAGTTTAATTTGATAGTTTCCCAAGGACAAATACGGAATAAGTTCAAAGCTTCCTATTTTTTTTAATTTATATCTGTTTGTAATTAAAACGCCGCCGTATAATGAATTTATACCCGAATCCAAAAATTCCAGAACTTCATCATCATCCAAAATAATAAGTTTAGGTACATCCGATGATCTGTAAGAATATTCGTCCAATTTGATTTTTATTTCAAAAACGGAATCTATAGATAGAGGTCCGGAAGAAAACGAGAGCTCCATGTCTTCCTCTATTCCGGCATAGGTAAGGCACGGACAAAGAGAAAAAAGAAAAAAAAGAATCAATAATCGAATGCCTGAGGCTGCTTGTTTTCCTGCTCTTTCTTTTGCCATCGTTCTTTCTCCTTTTTTCGTATTAAATTTAAAATCGTCTTTTCAGATAAATTGTCTTCTTTATTTTCAATAACGGCGGGACCTTTGGAATTAGGAAGCTTATCTTTTTGCTTCTTTTGATAACGCATACTCAACTCAAAATTAATCTTGGCATCAACACTATCCGGTTTTAGTTCCAAAGATTTTTTAAAAAGCATTACCGCTTTTTCGTATTCATGACTTTTAAATGCTATTATTCCTTTTTGATAATAAATATAGGAATCCAATTTTTTATCAATATTTTCATCAATATTTTCAAAACGGGAAAGAGCCGAGGCATCTTCATTTTGCATAAGATAGATGGAACCTATTGCAAAATCCGAATAGTCTTTTACTCTCTCATCTTCAATCTCTTTACTTAGGTCTATCGCTTTAAAAAATTTTGATGCAGCCTTGTTCCAATCATTTTGTTTCCATGCAATATATCCCGAAAGAAAATTAAGCCGGGCCTTATCGATTTTACTGCATGAGGATATCAAAAGAATAAGGATGCTAATACAGATTATTTTATTTATTTTTACCATAAAAGGAAACTCCGCCCAAACATAAAAAAATAAAAGAAAGTAAAAGCATTTCAAAATTTCTTTTTACAGGTTCCTGTATATAAACCATTTTTTCTACTCCCTCTACACCGGTATCTATTATTTTTAAGATGCTTTCTATAGATCCTGAACTTAAAGCCGGGATATACATACTTTCACCGCCGGCTATACTTGCAGCCTTTTGTAAAAAAGCTTCTTCCAATCTTGCATCCTTTAACTGAGTATTTCCTTTTTCATCAAGGACACTGATCTTAATGTCTTCAAGGGTACCGAAGCCTGCAATAATAAGAACCGCATCCGTTTTTTTTATTTTTTCTGCAGCAAGTAAAAGAGAGCCGGATGTTTCCCCTCCGTCAGTGCATAAAACTATTATTTTTGAATTTCCCCTGTTTTCTCCAAAAGAATCCAAGGCCCTTAAAAGTCCGGCTTCAAGGTTAGTACCTGTGGAAGAAAGGATTATCGGAGACAGGGCATCTATTGCAGATGATAGGGCATTTTTTTCAAAGCTTAAGGGCACAGATAAAACGCCCTCCCCCTTTGTAATTACAAGCCCCGCTGCAAGCTCAGCCGATGTTTTATGCATTTTTTCGAGCAGGACCTTTAAAAATTGCCTTTGTACGGCAATACGGCTGGGCTGAATATCTTGAAGGTTCATACTTTTTGAAATATCGGAAACAAACATCACCGATACTCCTCTGCGCCTGACTGAAACAGGCTTAGAGCCCCAAAGGGGACAGGCCAAACCCAAAATCAAAAAAATCCATGCAGCAGAAAAAAACAGGGCTCTTATTTTAGCCTTTTTGATTATCTTTTTTGTGTTTTCCAAGCTTGAATAGGCCTTTTTTATCTTTTTTAAGTTTAGATAAAACACAAACCAAACAGGAAGTAAAAATAAGATAAAAAACAGGAAGACAGAATTTTCAAAACTTATCATATATATACCCTCATAAAAATTCTGCGTAAAAACCACACAAGCGCAAAGGAAAAAATCGCAGCCGATAAAAAGTATACATATAAATTCTCTTCGATAATCTGTGTAAAATTAGACTGAGCAGCAGGTACCTGCTTCGATATCGTATTAAATATACCTTCAAGTATTTCGGGTGAGGAGGCTGACGCATATTTTCCGTTCCCGTATTGAGCTATTTTTTTTAGCTCAAACTCATCGAACTTTGAAAAAATAGAGCCCGAGTAAGTCTTTCCCGTTTTTGGATCGGTATATTCCAAGGTAGTATATCCCGAATTTCCTATTCCTATAACATAAAAGCCTATATTTTTATTTACCAAAACCTCTGCCGCAGTTTTCGGATTTATTTCGCCCGTGTTATTTTCGCCGTCGGTAAGTAAGACAATGTATGAGGAATTTAACTTAGCCCTCGTCATATAGGCTGAAGAAACGGCAAGCCCCATGCCTATTGCAGTACCGTCTCCCAATTCTCCTATGCTCAAAGAATCAAGGCGGGATAAAAACACCTTATGATCGATTGTAGGAGGAAGAATCAAAGCAGCAGAACTTGAAAGAGCCGTCAAGCCGAAAGAATCCCCCGGATACTTTGCAACAAATTTCCTTATAATTTTTTTTGCACTTTCAATCCTTGTTTCTCCGTTCATATCCTTTGCTGCCATAGAAGGGCTTATGTCCAACAAAAACATAATAGAACTTCCAGAATCCGTATAAACCTGTTTGTTTTTAAAAATAACAGGTTCCGACAGGGCTATTATCAAAAGAATAATTCCGCAGTACCAAAGAAAATAAGATAAAAAATTCCCGAATTCCATAAGTTTATTTCTTTTAGGAAAAAAGCCCTTCCAATTAACCAAATTTAATTTTAACTCGGGGCTTGTAATAAGACCGCTTTTTTTTAATATAAAAAACAGGGGAAAAAATAAAATCAATAAAAACATAAGGGGATGGTTAAAACTAATCATTTGCATCCGCCTTGTATTTTAATTTTTCTTTTTGAGAGGAATTTATAATTTTTTGAATTTCGGATTCTGCTATTTTCATAAGTTTAAAAGTTTGATTTAAAAAATAAATGCTTTCCATTTCAAAATTTATTTCTTTTAGATCCGCATTTCCAAAACGGAGAGCTTGAAGCTTAAAAAAGATTTTTTCAAATTCAAAGTAAACTCCGTATGTCGTTTCAAACTTCCGTCTAAGGCTTTCCAAGATTTCCGAGTAGGTAAGACAGTCACCCTCTTCCGATTTTAACACCTTTTCAGATGAGGTCAAGCTGAAGCAATACTTTCTAAAAGCAAATTCAAATTTCTTTAACCAGTCCTTTCTTTTTGTAATTGGCTCAAGACTATCGGAAGAAGAAATGGAAGACACTTGCCGTTTTAATTTTCGCAAAGACTTACTCAAGGCCTTAATCCTTATTCTTTGAGCTCTCGAAAAAGAATAAACAAAAAAATGTTTCCGCACAGCAGAAAAAACCATTATCGAAGTAAAAATAAATACACCGCTTACGGAAGCTATAAGATAAAGCAGGTAACTTGTACCCGGAAGTAAAAGAGGAGGCCGCGGCGGCTGAATAACCTCAACCTTTGCCGTTTCCAATATTGAAGAAATAAAAACTTGAGGCATTGAGTCGTAAATACCGGCCTCGGTCAATGGAGGAAAAAAAATAGAACCCGTTTCCCATGGAGTAAAATTTATGGATATGTATTCTTTCTTTTCCTGTTTTTTAATTTGAATGGAAGTTATATCCATAAAAGTATTTTGGTTTATCTTATCAATCTTAAAAGAGCCGGACATCAGAACCGAAGGATCAAAAGATTGCAAGGCATCTATGGGAAATAAAAATTCTGCGGAGTCTCCCACAAAAACCTGTTGGGGGATTAAAATGCCTTCCATACATCCGCTCCCAACTTTGCTAAATTATTTTTTGAAATACGCTGATTGCTTTGCTTCGATAAAAAAAAGTCGCCCAATACTTTTACGGTATCTTCATTTACATCGAGTAAGACAGGATTTGCAAGGGAATGTTTACACGTATTTTCCCATCTCGATATTTCTTCAGTAAAATTTTTTTTATATTCCATCTGAAAAGTTTTAGAGCCCGTAGGCAAGAGCATCCTAAAATTATTTTCGGGATCTTTAAATCTTATCGAACCCGCTTCAGGTAAAAAAGAATCAATGGAACCGCTTATCCTAACGCACACAACATCATGTTTTGCGGCCAAGAGTCCAAGTTCCTTTTCATAGCCCTCAACCTTAAAATCCGAAATGATTATCACCAAGGAGCGTGACCGCAAAATCTTGGAAGCGGCCGTCATTGAAGAAGCAAGCCGTGTTCCCCTTACAGGTTTTCGGTTTTTGCAAAAGGCAAAATCTTCCATAGATTTTAATATGGCCAAAATATGCTCTTCTCCGGTCCGAGGAAGGAATAAGGGCCCCTTTTCTCCGTCAAAAAAAAGAGCTCCGACAGGGGAAAACATATGCCTCCCTGCAAAGGCTAGGAGGGCCGCCGTTTCGATAGCTTTTTCCTTAGGACTTATTTTATCGAGCCCCGGCTCCATCGAAAGCGAAAAATCCAAGCACATAAAAATGCTTAAATCCCTTTCTTCGCGGTACATCTTAACAAAGGTCTTACCGCTGCGTGCCGTAAGGTTCCAATCGATAGAACGCACATCATCCCCCGTCTCATACTCCCGCACCGAGTCAAATTCTATTCCTTGCCCCCGAAACGCCGAACTGAACCCGCCCGACCGTAAGCCTTCAGAAATCGAAAGAGAAGAGATCTTAAGCTGTTTTGCCCTTTCCGCGATAAAACCGGTTTTCATAAGTTTATATTTTAGTATTAAAACGAGTTTTATTCAAGATATGCAAAAACGGTATCGGCTGCGGCCGCTTAAACCGGCCGGAGAAACCATATCGGCCTCTTGATTTTTTTTAAAAAAAGGCCGAAAATATAAGGTATGAAGAAAGGGTTTATTATATTTTTATTTTTTGTTGTATCTTTTTGTTTTGCAGAGGAAGCCGCTCTTACAGGGGAAGCCCTTGCAGGTGAAAATGAACAGCCGCAGCTCGTGCCTGAGGTAAGGCCCGATAAAACGGGTTCCGAAAAAATAGAATTTTCCGAAAAGCCGCAAGACCTGCAAAAAAATGAGGACTTTGCCTTTCTATCTTTTTCGCTCCTTACAAGGGAAAGGTCTGTAATGATCAGTTGGAAAGCAAGGCCTGAGGGAAGAAATCTAATCCTTTACAGGTCGACAACGGCCTTTTCATCAATCACATCCCTTGCCGAAGCGGTTCCGATTGCAAACATAACCGATGACGGACTTCCCTTTTTCGACTACCCGATTCCCGGAATACCCTATTATTACGCTATTGCCGAAGAAAACGAAATAGCTTCAGGCAAGATTCAGTTTATAAACGGAATAAATACTATTAACAGCCCTATCGAAGTTTTCGGTTCTTCCGAAGAACAAGAGAAAAAACATATTGCCGTACAAAACCGCCCTATTCCTCTCCCCTTTTTAAACCCTTCAAGGCACACAAAAAAAAGGACGGAATTTTTTTCCTCTCAAACCGAAACCATTATAAACGCCCTTACGGCGGAAAAAAGGGATTTTAGGGAATTTATTATCTCTTCTCAAAGGCTTGAACCCTACATCTTTCCTGACGACAAAAAAACGCCTGACGGCGGTGAGGGTATGGAATTGCAAAGAATTCTGAATGAGCATTTTTATACAAAAAACTGGCAAAAATGCAAGGTTGAGCTCAGCAATTTTTTAAGAATACGCAGAACTTCCAGAGTTTCCGCAAGGACACATTTTTATATAGGGCAGACTCTCTTTTTCCAAAACCTCTATGACGAAGCCCTATTGGAATTTTTGACAGCCCAAGACCTTTATCCGTCTCAGGCAAAAGAATGGGCACATTATTGCCTTGTAGAGCTGGCGAATTTTCGCTAGCGAATTCTCCTAAGAAGTAAGAGTAACAAAGAATTTTTTTGGCCGGTATCCGTATAATCTTCAAGCGCTTTTTGTTTTGTCTCTTCGCTAAAAATAATTACGGAATCGCCTGCATTCATTCTATCATAGTAACCGTTTCTCTTTAAAATCCCCTCGGATAAATTTTCCTCCGACTTTGAAGGCTCAAAATAACCCAAGAGATCCGATGGGTCAAAGACCAAGCCTAAACCTTCTTTTTCGATGACCAAGCGGTCCTTTCGTATAACGGCAATTTTTAAATCCTTAAAATCCGAATCGTGCTTGCCGATATCGATGACAGCCTCATTTTGATAGCGGTTTATAAGCTTGCCTACAATGGGCATTGCCTCATTAAGCATTGAAGAAAGCCGTCTTATACCGTTTGAAAAGCGGTCATTGCCCGAACGGTAAACGGTAAATGTTTTTGCGGGAGAACCGGTACGCGAAACATAAAGCTCCAATATGATTTGAATATCCCTTCTGTTCTCTTTAAGCCTTATAATGCCGAAGTAGTCTTGATTTTCGGTACGCGATTTTTTTGAAGCCTCCCTGTAGGTTGCAGGCTTATCCGAATAAGAGGTGATTTTAAGTCCGGGATTATAAGAAAAAATGTCCGAGGTAAGGATTTGAGTTATGCGCTCGGCCTCAGGATGTAAAACATTCGAGCTTTCCATGGCGTAAAATAGGCCTATGGATATGTGGGCCTTATCCAAATAAAGAGGATCTATACGCCACTTTGATTGAATGGAACCTAAAAGATGCTTTTCATAGGCCTCAACTGCATCATTTACCCTTGTATTGCTCTTTGCTATGGACTGAATAAAGAGCATCTGCTCCAAATATCTTTCGGGATAGCCCAGACGGAGCAAGATACCGGCATAAGCCTCCCTGCTTTCGACATCATAAGGATATATTTTTAAGGTTCTCCTGTACTCATAGAGGGCCTTGTCCGTCATATTTCTGCGGGAAAAGCCGAGGGCTCTTTCTGCATGGTATTTTGAAAGCTCCATACGGAAGGAATCTTCAAAATTTAAATTTTCTATGGCGATTTCTTCTAAAAGACAGCGCATTATTTCGTCATCGGCATCCAAGGAAAGGCCTACCTTAGCGGCATTTATGGCCTCACCGTACCGTTCCAGCCGCCTTAAACTCAAGGTTTTTAAGTACCAGGCATCTGCTCTGTCTCTTTTTTTTGAAATCCTCATGTCCGAAATCTTTATAACTTCTTCATAACGTCTTTGTGCATATAGGATTGAAGCTAAAAGAGCATAGGCCTCATCATAATCTTCTTTTAGTTTAATAGCCGAATAAATACGGCCTTCTGCCTCTTCAAGCCTTCCGTCAAGGGAATTTAAATAGGCTGCAAAATAGTGAACTTGAGGCTTATCCCCATGGTATTTTAAGGCTCTTTTTATATAGTCTTCAGCCTGCTTAACATTTCCGGCCTCATAGCTTACGAGGGCTAAGGAAAGAAGGGCCTTTCTGTTTTCGCCCTGGCGCTGAAGGTTTTGCTTATACATCTCGGAAGCAAGATAGAGCTTTCCTTGGGAAACCTCTATTTCGGCCAAGCCGAAACGGGCTTCAGGATTGTTGGGATATTTTTTTAAGACTTGATTAAAAAGAGCTTTGGCTTCATCTATTTTCCCAAGGCCTACTAAAATAAACCCGTGGAGGTTTTGTAAATCGGGATCATCTTTTTTATATTTGCGCGCCGATTCTGCAAAGGATAAGGCCTGGTCATACTCATCGAGGGCATAAAAACATTCTGCAAGCCCTTGATATACCAAATTATAAGAGGGGTTTTCCTTTAAAGCGGATTGGTACATTTCGATAGCCCCATACCAATCTTCATTAGCCTGATATTCCGCACCTTTTTGATACAGGTCTGCAGGATTACAAAATAAAGAAGCTGAAAATAAAGCAATAAATATAAATCCGAAAAAAGGCTTTTTCATACAACCCTCCCTAGTTTTGTGTAGAATTCTTGTTATGAACAATTTTGACGGTCTTTACCTTGTGGCCGTCCATATCCTGAACAATAAAGTCGTAGTCATTCCATGCCGTTTTTTCATACTTGGCAGGGATTTTTCCGAACAGATCGAATACAAAGCCGCCCAAAGTTTCAAACTCATCTACAGGCAGGTCATCGCTTTTAATGGTTTCGGCTAAGTCGTCCAAATCGACACGGGCATCGCAGAGCCAGACTCCTGAGGCGATTTCGGTAATATCTTCTCCCTCATTGTCGAATTCGTCCTGTATGTCGCCTACAATCTCTTCGATAATGTCTTCCATACAGACAATGCCTGAAACACCGCCGTATTCATCAACGGCAACGGCAATATGAACATGGCGTCTTTTAAATTCGGCTAAAAGAGCATCTATTCTTTTTGACTCGGGAACAAAAAATGCACGGCGTACTATCTTATCAAGCTCAATTTTTTGATTCTTTGTCAAAAGTTTAATAATATCCTTAACATAAAGAATCCCGATAACATTGTCGATGGATTCATCGTACACAGGAAAACGGGAGTGGCCGCTTTCGGATATTCGGTCTAAGATTTCATCGCTAGGCGTATCAAGGGCTAAAAAATCAACATCAATACGCGGAATCATAACCTCTTTTACTGCCGTATCGGATAAATCCACAACACCGCGGATCATATCCCGTTTTTCGTCATTTAATCCCTCTTTTAGAATATTGTTTACATTGCCTTTCTTTTTAAATAAGTCTATTATACCCATAACTATACCCGATAAATCTCTATATTTTGATATTGCATAAGCAATTCTTCTTGAAATTTAAGCATTTCCTGTTCAGGGGAATTATCCGAATGATCCATTCCTTTCAAATGCAAAATGCCGTGTACAATCAGTCTTTTGAGCTCTTCATTTATATCTACCTTAAATTCTTCGGCATTAAAGCGGAGACTATCAAGGCTTATAACTATATCCCCGGCCATAAACCTTGTTTCACCGTCCTCATCAAAGTACTCGTCTCCCTGCTCAAAGGAAAGGACATCTGTCGGCGAATCGATATCCCTGTATTGTTTATTAAGATTGCGAATAAAAGCATCATCACAAAACAACAAGGAGATATCCCAATTTTTCAAGTTTAGACCGTTTAAAACCTCAGAGATAAAATTTTCAACTCTTACAGGGTCTATAGACCCCGGAGGTTCATCATTAAATGACACACTAATCGAATTAGACATTATTATTTTCCTTTTGAGGCTGTACCTGATTAGTTTCAGCCTCTAGTTTTTGACCGTTTTTGTTTGAAGGCTTTGCTTCCTCATCATCAGGATTTTTTTGATTCGGATATTCTATTCTGGAATGATAGTAGCCGGCTAATATTTTTACGAAGGCAGCCTTTATTATTCTGACTTCGCGGAAAGTAAGCTCAGAGTTATCAAGCTGACCTGCATTGATTTTTCCCGAAACAAGCTCATCTATAAATTTTTCCAAACGGGGAACCGAGGGTTTTTCCAAGGTACGGCATGCAGCTTCAACTATATCGGCCAGCATGACAACAGCCGATTCTTTTGAGCGCGGAGGTGTTCCGGGATAGCAAAAGTCTTCGATATCCACATTAGGATCAAGTTCTTTTGCCTTTGCATAAAAATAGGATATACAGCTGTTCCCGTGATGTTCGGCGATTATATCTATAACGGACTGAGGCAGCCGCAATTGCTTTGCTTTTTCTATACCTATCTTTACATGACTTCGTATTACCGTAGCCGAAAGACGAGGATTTATATCCATGTGCTTATTATAATTTGTCTGATTTTCTACAAAGTACTCGCCCTGCTCCATCTTTCCGATATCGTGATAATAGGCTCCCACTCTTGCCAAAATCGAATTTGCTCCTATTTCGCGGCAGGCACTTTCTGACAAAGAGGCAACCATCATAGAATGATTGTAGGTTCCGGCAACGGTTATAAGCATTTTTTTCATGATAGGCGAATTAAGATCCGACAATTCCATGAGCCTAAAGCTTGTGGGAACATTCATCAAGGTTTCTAAAATAGGCAAAAAGCCCAAAACCAAGATACCGCTTATAAAACCGCTGCCTGCAGCACCCAATAAAAGAACGGATTTATCGCTTGCCGAGCCCGGGAAAATCACAAACATACAGAGTAAAATTATGGGCTGCACCAAGATTAAGCCTAAAGCAGTCTTAATCAGGTCCATCCTTCTGCCCTTAATATTTACCATGCCGGCTCCGGCAAGACCTGAAAGGATAGCAAACAGGGCCGGCTGAATTTTAAACCCGGTTGCACCGAAAACGGCAAGAGAAAAAACAAAAACTGCAAAGACCGAAATCTTTCTTGAGATTAAAGCCGCAATCAGCATAGTCAAAAAGGTAACGGGCAATATAGGAACTATATCAAGTGGATATGAAAATATAGAAAGCCTTGAAATAAAAAGAACCAAAATATAAATCAAATCAAAAGAGATTAAAATAAGCAAATTGAATTTAAAATCCAAACTTTGCCCGATAATCTTTTCGGAAAACAAAAAGAGACTTGTTATAAGAGCTAAGCTTAAAAAAATTAAGGCGGCAGCAATCTGCCTAAAATCTATGTATCTTCCATCCCCTACATAGGCCTTTAAACGTGTATAGGCATCTTCGGATATTATAAAACCCCTCTTTATAATCTTTTGATTTTTTTCTATATTTATTTTTACGGGGGCTACCTTTTTTAAGGCTTCTTCTACCCTTTTTTCGGTTTCTTCTGTATCGAATAAAATATTAGCCTGGGCAAAGGGGAGCACCATACTCAATACATAGGACTCAAGCTTTGATTTTTTTACATCTGAAAGGAAGCTTTTTATCTGATCTTGCACATTGTAAAACAAAACAAGGTTTGCAATAAATACATTTGTATAGGACTGATTTTGGTTTGTCCTCAAACTTATCTCGGCATCATTTAAATTTTCAATACCGGTAAGAGGCATCTCTATTATACCTATATCAAAAAGCTGTTTTAACATGCTCAAAGAAAGAGAGGTAATCTCATAAAAATCTTTAGTCTTATATATGCTTTCCAAATCATTTTCCGAAAGAAGAACAGGGTATTTTTCCATAACCATGAACTTAAAGGCGGTAAAACTCTTTGCAGAATCTTTTAGACCTATTATATAGCTTGCAAATTCGGAGTAATCCCTTATCATTTTTTCGGAAACAGAATTATCTTTATAAAAAACAGCTCTGACTGAATGTTTAGCTGCAACCTTTCTTATTTCCGTAGCTTTTTCATCAATGACTTCAAGATTTCGGTTTGATATTACATCCCTATCGGAAACCATCCCGACTTCAAAATCGGAAATAGTCAATTTGGAAAATCCCGAATTCTCATAAGCGTTGATATAGATCATTACAGCTAAGATCAAAAAACTTACTACAACCGAAATCACAAAGGCCTTGTTTCTTTTAAATATCAGACTGAGAGAAGATATTCTTTCTTTAAATTTACTTTCTTTTTTATTCTTTATCATAGGCTTTAATTATTTTTTGGACAAGGGAATGCCGTACAACATCTTCCGGCGAAAACCGTACAATACCGATACCCCGAATTTTCGATAAAAGATTTGCCGCATGCACCAGACCGGAATTTTTTGACGATGAAATATCGGATTGTGAAGGGTCTCCGGTTATAATCAGCTTGGAACCTTCACCCATTCTCGTCAAAAACATCTTCATTTGCTCTTTGGTAGTATTTTGAGCTTCGTCCAAAATTACAACGGCGTTATGGAGGGTTCTGCCCCTCATATAGGCCAAAGGAGCCACCTCAACCATATTGGACTCCTCCATTTGGCGTATAAGCTCAAAAGGCATTAAGAGTTCTATAGAATCATAAAGAGGTCTCAAATATGGAGTAATCTTTTGAACAAGGTCGCCCGGTAAAAAGCCTAAACTCTCTCCGGCTTCTACTACAGGTCTTGTAAAAACAATCTTACGTACTTGGTGCGACATAAGCATTTGGAGGGCGCAGGCAACGGCCAAGTAGGTTTTTCCGGTACCGGCAGCGCCAAGGCCGAAACTTATATCGTTATTACGGATAGAACCGATGAATTCAAGCTGATGAGGATTTTTAGGATATACGGAGCGTATTCCTCTTGGAATATGGATACAGCCCGAGGAAAGGTCCTGTTGCTCGGAAACAGTTATGGTAGATATAAGAAATTCGATATATTCCGATGAATTGCCGGATTTGATTTCCGATGAATTCACAGCCCTATCAACCACATGTTGAAATTTCTTACAAACCTCATCATCGGCGCTCAAAACACTTACCTCATTCCCTCGGCACACGACAGGAACACCAAGATATTGCTCAAGAAAATCTAAATTTCTGTCATTGGTACCGCAAAGAGCGGAAAGCACTTGTTCATCTTTTAACACTATTGTATATGCGTCTTCCAAATATAAACCTCTAGTAGTCTATTGTAAATGGAAAAAAGCGGTTCCGTCAAGGCCTTTAGGCCTTATTTGATACTTTTTCTTTCAATTATTAGGTATAAAATACATAAATTTCAGTAAAAAAAAGAGATACCGAATTTATCGGTATCTCTTTTAAACTACTCACCGTCTTTTTTGGTTTCGCCGCCGCTATCAGTATCGCTGCCGCTTTTCCACCATTCGGTTGATGTTTCGGTTTGTTTTTTCATTGCCTCTTCGGATAAACCTGAATCCGACGGGCTTTTTGTAATAAGGGCCAATAAAAAGGTCGTTACAAAAAACAGGGCAACTACAACATAAGTAGCTCTTGTTAATACATTGCTCGATTTTGAACCGAAGGCTGAGTTGCTTCCGCCCGAAAAAAGGCCGCCCAAGCTATCACCTTCTTCATTTTGTAATAAAACCAAAAAGATA
It encodes:
- a CDS encoding tetratricopeptide repeat protein, which produces MKKPFFGFIFIALFSASLFCNPADLYQKGAEYQANEDWYGAIEMYQSALKENPSYNLVYQGLAECFYALDEYDQALSFAESARKYKKDDPDLQNLHGFILVGLGKIDEAKALFNQVLKKYPNNPEARFGLAEIEVSQGKLYLASEMYKQNLQRQGENRKALLSLALVSYEAGNVKQAEDYIKRALKYHGDKPQVHYFAAYLNSLDGRLEEAEGRIYSAIKLKEDYDEAYALLASILYAQRRYEEVIKISDMRISKKRDRADAWYLKTLSLRRLERYGEAINAAKVGLSLDADDEIMRCLLEEIAIENLNFEDSFRMELSKYHAERALGFSRRNMTDKALYEYRRTLKIYPYDVESREAYAGILLRLGYPERYLEQMLFIQSIAKSNTRVNDAVEAYEKHLLGSIQSKWRIDPLYLDKAHISIGLFYAMESSNVLHPEAERITQILTSDIFSYNPGLKITSYSDKPATYREASKKSRTENQDYFGIIRLKENRRDIQIILELYVSRTGSPAKTFTVYRSGNDRFSNGIRRLSSMLNEAMPIVGKLINRYQNEAVIDIGKHDSDFKDLKIAVIRKDRLVIEKEGLGLVFDPSDLLGYFEPSKSEENLSEGILKRNGYYDRMNAGDSVIIFSEETKQKALEDYTDTGQKNSLLLLLLRRIR
- a CDS encoding hemolysin family protein; amino-acid sequence: MGIIDLFKKKGNVNNILKEGLNDEKRDMIRGVVDLSDTAVKEVMIPRIDVDFLALDTPSDEILDRISESGHSRFPVYDESIDNVIGILYVKDIIKLLTKNQKIELDKIVRRAFFVPESKRIDALLAEFKRRHVHIAVAVDEYGGVSGIVCMEDIIEEIVGDIQDEFDNEGEDITEIASGVWLCDARVDLDDLAETIKSDDLPVDEFETLGGFVFDLFGKIPAKYEKTAWNDYDFIVQDMDGHKVKTVKIVHNKNSTQN
- the ybeY gene encoding rRNA maturation RNase YbeY, translated to MSNSISVSFNDEPPGSIDPVRVENFISEVLNGLNLKNWDISLLFCDDAFIRNLNKQYRDIDSPTDVLSFEQGDEYFDEDGETRFMAGDIVISLDSLRFNAEEFKVDINEELKRLIVHGILHLKGMDHSDNSPEQEMLKFQEELLMQYQNIEIYRV
- a CDS encoding HD family phosphohydrolase; amino-acid sequence: MIKNKKESKFKERISSLSLIFKRNKAFVISVVVSFLILAVMIYINAYENSGFSKLTISDFEVGMVSDRDVISNRNLEVIDEKATEIRKVAAKHSVRAVFYKDNSVSEKMIRDYSEFASYIIGLKDSAKSFTAFKFMVMEKYPVLLSENDLESIYKTKDFYEITSLSLSMLKQLFDIGIIEMPLTGIENLNDAEISLRTNQNQSYTNVFIANLVLFYNVQDQIKSFLSDVKKSKLESYVLSMVLPFAQANILFDTEETEKRVEEALKKVAPVKINIEKNQKIIKRGFIISEDAYTRLKAYVGDGRYIDFRQIAAALIFLSLALITSLFLFSEKIIGQSLDFKFNLLILISFDLIYILVLFISRLSIFSYPLDIVPILPVTFLTMLIAALISRKISVFAVFVFSLAVFGATGFKIQPALFAILSGLAGAGMVNIKGRRMDLIKTALGLILVQPIILLCMFVIFPGSASDKSVLLLGAAGSGFISGILVLGFLPILETLMNVPTSFRLMELSDLNSPIMKKMLITVAGTYNHSMMVASLSESACREIGANSILARVGAYYHDIGKMEQGEYFVENQTNYNKHMDINPRLSATVIRSHVKIGIEKAKQLRLPQSVIDIIAEHHGNSCISYFYAKAKELDPNVDIEDFCYPGTPPRSKESAVVMLADIVEAACRTLEKPSVPRLEKFIDELVSGKINAGQLDNSELTFREVRIIKAAFVKILAGYYHSRIEYPNQKNPDDEEAKPSNKNGQKLEAETNQVQPQKENNNV